A single region of the Streptomyces virginiae genome encodes:
- a CDS encoding LCP family protein, whose product MTEESKDHGGRAAARRRRKPAKRRKALAVAAWSAAGVVLLGGAGLGFFYFKLNGNLKTVDIDQALGTDRPQNVDNGSMDILVLGSDSRGGANGEYGQDDGGSARSDTAMIIHLYEGHEKASVVSIPRDTMISRPSCATSGGKTDPGGQRTQFNEAFTVGGAACAVKTVEKMSGIRMDHYIEVDFTGFKKIIDNLGGVEVTTTKPIKDGSSHLDLAAGTNKLNGEQALGLVRTRKSVGDGSDLGRIQLQQAFIKALIKQVKGIGLFDNPKKLFDIADSATRAITTDKPLGDVKSLMGFAQGLQGIDAQDMQMITLPVTTDPRDPNRVAPLTKETKMVWDALLADRPIPAEATVNSAGDKSAAGSIVQ is encoded by the coding sequence ATGACCGAGGAGAGCAAGGACCACGGCGGGCGTGCCGCGGCCCGGCGCCGACGCAAGCCGGCGAAGCGCCGCAAGGCCCTCGCCGTGGCCGCCTGGAGCGCGGCGGGGGTGGTCCTGCTCGGGGGAGCGGGCCTCGGCTTCTTCTACTTCAAGCTGAACGGGAACCTGAAGACCGTCGACATCGACCAGGCGCTCGGCACCGACCGCCCGCAGAACGTCGACAACGGCTCGATGGACATCCTCGTCCTCGGATCCGACTCCCGCGGCGGCGCCAACGGCGAATACGGCCAGGACGACGGCGGCTCCGCCCGCTCCGACACCGCGATGATCATCCACCTCTACGAGGGCCACGAGAAGGCCAGTGTCGTGTCCATACCCCGCGACACCATGATCTCCCGGCCCTCCTGCGCGACGTCGGGCGGGAAGACCGACCCCGGGGGTCAGCGCACCCAGTTCAACGAGGCGTTCACCGTCGGCGGGGCCGCCTGCGCGGTCAAGACCGTCGAGAAGATGTCGGGGATCCGCATGGATCACTACATAGAGGTCGACTTCACCGGCTTCAAGAAGATCATCGACAATCTCGGCGGCGTCGAGGTGACCACCACCAAGCCGATCAAGGACGGCTCCAGCCACCTCGACCTGGCGGCCGGCACCAACAAACTGAACGGCGAACAGGCCCTGGGCCTCGTACGCACCCGCAAGAGCGTCGGCGACGGCAGCGACCTGGGTCGAATACAGCTCCAGCAGGCCTTCATCAAGGCGCTCATCAAGCAGGTGAAGGGCATCGGGCTCTTCGACAACCCCAAGAAGCTGTTCGACATCGCCGACTCCGCGACCAGGGCGATCACCACCGACAAGCCGCTCGGTGACGTGAAATCCCTCATGGGCTTCGCCCAGGGACTCCAGGGCATCGACGCCCAGGACATGCAGATGATCACGCTGCCGGTGACCACGGACCCCCGCGACCCGAACCGCGTGGCCCCGCTCACCAAGGAGACCAAGATGGTCTGGGACGCCCTGCTGGCGGACCGGCCGATCCCCGCCGAGGCCACCGTGAACTCCGCCGGCGACAAGAGCGCCGCCGGGTCGATCGTGCAGTAG
- the prfA gene encoding peptide chain release factor 1: MFEAVEELVGEHADLEKKLADPSVHSDQANARKLNKRYAELTPIVATFRAWKQSAEDIETAKEFAADDPDFAAEAKELTAQREELTEKLRLLLVPRDPSDDKDVLLEVKAGAGGDESALFAGDLLRMYLRYAERVGWKTEIIDATESELGGYKDVQVSVRTKGGNGATEPGQGVWARLKYEGGVHRVQRVPATESQGRIHTSAAGVLVTPEAEEVEVEINMNDLRIDVYRSSGPGGQSVNTTDSAVRITHIPTGVVASCQNEKSQLQNKEQAMRILRSRLLAAAQEAAEQEASDVRRSQVRSVDRSEKIRTYNYPENRISDHRTGFKAYNLDQVLDGDLDAVIQACVDTDSAAKLAAAH, translated from the coding sequence ATGTTCGAAGCGGTCGAGGAATTGGTCGGCGAACACGCCGATCTCGAGAAGAAGCTCGCCGACCCTTCGGTCCACTCGGATCAGGCCAACGCGCGCAAGCTGAACAAGCGCTACGCGGAGCTGACGCCGATCGTCGCGACCTTCCGTGCCTGGAAGCAGTCCGCCGAGGACATCGAGACGGCCAAGGAGTTCGCGGCCGACGACCCCGACTTCGCCGCCGAGGCCAAGGAACTGACCGCACAGCGCGAGGAGCTCACCGAGAAGCTCCGCCTGCTGCTCGTTCCGCGCGACCCCAGCGACGACAAGGACGTCCTCCTGGAGGTCAAGGCGGGCGCGGGCGGCGACGAGTCGGCGCTGTTCGCCGGCGACCTGCTGCGCATGTACCTGCGCTACGCCGAGCGCGTGGGCTGGAAGACCGAGATCATCGACGCCACCGAGTCCGAGCTCGGCGGCTACAAGGACGTCCAGGTCTCCGTCCGCACCAAGGGCGGCAACGGCGCCACCGAGCCCGGCCAGGGCGTGTGGGCCCGCCTGAAGTACGAGGGCGGCGTGCACCGCGTCCAGCGGGTTCCGGCCACCGAGTCCCAGGGCCGCATCCACACCTCCGCCGCCGGCGTGCTCGTCACCCCGGAGGCCGAGGAGGTCGAGGTCGAGATCAACATGAACGACCTCCGCATCGACGTGTACCGCTCGTCCGGCCCCGGCGGCCAGTCCGTCAACACCACCGACTCGGCCGTGCGCATCACGCACATCCCGACCGGTGTGGTCGCCTCCTGCCAGAACGAGAAGAGCCAGCTCCAGAACAAGGAGCAGGCCATGCGCATCCTGCGCTCGCGGCTCCTGGCCGCGGCCCAGGAAGCCGCCGAGCAGGAGGCCTCGGACGTGCGCCGCAGCCAGGTGCGCTCGGTGGACCGTTCCGAGAAGATCCGTACGTACAACTACCCGGAAAACCGGATCTCGGACCACCGGACCGGTTTCAAGGCGTACAACTTGGACCAGGTGCTCGACGGTGACCTCGACGCGGTCATCCAGGCCTGTGTCGACACGGACTCCGCGGCCAAGCTCGCGGCCGCGCACTGA
- the rpmE gene encoding 50S ribosomal protein L31 — protein MKRDVHPEYVETAVSCTCGASFTTRSTLTEGSIRAEVCSECHPFYTGKQKILDTGGRVARFEARFGKGAAKK, from the coding sequence TTGAAGCGCGATGTTCACCCCGAGTACGTCGAGACCGCGGTCAGCTGCACCTGCGGCGCGTCGTTCACCACCCGTAGCACCCTGACCGAGGGCTCCATCCGAGCCGAGGTCTGCTCCGAGTGCCACCCGTTCTACACGGGCAAGCAGAAGATCCTCGACACCGGTGGCCGTGTGGCCCGCTTCGAGGCGCGCTTCGGCAAGGGTGCGGCCAAGAAGTAG
- a CDS encoding L-threonylcarbamoyladenylate synthase, producing the protein MARRYDCNDATDRKTGLREAASAVRRGELVVLPTDTLYGIGADAFSPEAVHDLLAAKGRGRGMPTPVLIGSPNTLHGLVTDFSEQAWELVDAFWPGALTLVAKHQPSLAWDLGDTQGTVAVRMPLHPVAIELLTEVGPMAVSSANLSGHPAPEDCDAAREMLGDSVSVYLDGGPTPGIQPSSIVDVTGKVPVLLREGALTADQLREVVPDLEVAP; encoded by the coding sequence ATGGCCCGGCGATACGACTGCAACGACGCGACGGACCGTAAGACGGGTCTGCGTGAAGCCGCATCCGCCGTGCGCCGCGGCGAGCTCGTCGTGCTGCCCACCGACACCCTGTACGGGATCGGCGCGGACGCCTTCAGCCCGGAGGCCGTCCACGACCTGCTCGCCGCCAAGGGTCGGGGTCGCGGCATGCCCACCCCGGTGCTCATCGGCTCCCCGAACACGCTCCACGGCCTCGTCACGGACTTCTCCGAGCAGGCCTGGGAGCTCGTCGACGCCTTCTGGCCGGGCGCCCTGACGCTGGTCGCCAAGCACCAGCCCTCGCTGGCGTGGGATCTGGGCGACACCCAGGGCACCGTGGCCGTACGCATGCCCCTGCACCCCGTCGCGATCGAGCTGCTGACCGAGGTCGGCCCGATGGCGGTGTCCTCGGCCAACCTGTCGGGTCACCCGGCGCCCGAGGACTGCGACGCCGCGCGCGAGATGCTCGGGGACTCCGTGTCCGTGTACCTGGACGGCGGCCCGACGCCCGGCATCCAGCCGTCGTCGATCGTCGACGTCACCGGGAAGGTTCCCGTCCTGCTGCGCGAAGGGGCACTCACCGCAGACCAGCTGCGGGAGGTCGTACCCGACCTCGAGGTCGCCCCGTGA
- a CDS encoding F0F1 ATP synthase subunit B — translation MNPLVQLAAEEAENPLIPPIPELVIGLIAFVIVFGFLAKKLLPNINKVLDERREAIEGGIEKAEAAQTEAQSVLEQYKAQLAEARHEAARLRQEALEQGTALKEELRAEGQRQREEIIAAGHAQIAADRKAASQALRQDVGKLATDLAGKLVGESLEDHARQSRTIDRFLSELEEKAEAAR, via the coding sequence GTGAACCCTCTGGTTCAGCTCGCGGCCGAAGAGGCGGAAAACCCCCTCATCCCGCCGATCCCCGAGCTCGTCATCGGTCTGATCGCCTTCGTCATCGTCTTCGGTTTCCTCGCGAAGAAGCTCCTCCCGAACATCAACAAGGTTCTGGACGAGCGTCGCGAGGCCATCGAGGGCGGTATCGAGAAGGCTGAGGCCGCTCAGACCGAGGCCCAGAGCGTGCTGGAGCAGTACAAGGCCCAGCTCGCCGAAGCCCGGCACGAGGCCGCGCGCCTGCGCCAGGAAGCGCTGGAGCAGGGCACTGCGCTCAAGGAAGAACTGCGCGCAGAGGGCCAGCGGCAGCGTGAGGAGATCATCGCTGCCGGCCACGCCCAGATCGCGGCGGACCGTAAGGCCGCCTCTCAGGCGCTGCGTCAGGACGTTGGCAAGCTCGCCACCGACCTGGCCGGAAAGCTCGTCGGCGAGTCCCTCGAGGACCACGCCCGGCAGAGCCGCACCATCGACCGCTTCCTCAGCGAGCTTGAGGAGAAGGCCGAGGCGGCCCGATGA
- a CDS encoding MraY family glycosyltransferase, translated as MREYLLTLCVTVAVTYLLTGPVRKFAIAAGAMPEIRARDVHREPTPRLGGIAMFGGLCAGLLVADHLRNLNGVFELSNEPRALLSGAALIWLVGVLDDKFELDALIKLGAQMISAGVMVMQGLTILWIPVPGIGTVPLTQWQGNLLTVALVVITINAVNFVDGLDGLAAGMVCIAAAALFLYAYRIWFGYGIESAAPATLFAAILMGMCLGFLPHNMHPARIFMGDSGSMLIGLVLAASAISLTGQVDPDALALFAGGERNATHAMLPAYIPLILPLTVIAIPMADLVLAIVRRTWKGQSPFAADRGHLHHRLLELGHSHSRAVMIMYFWSGLIAFGTVAYSVHSATMWIVLAIVALSAVGLILLLLPRFTPRAPRWAEGLVPPRYRHAARAAEAAAEAAAQNASGAEPEPARPIAAGVSGVNGATAVGPRSRFPDRRKAESTR; from the coding sequence GTGCGTGAATATCTGCTGACGCTTTGCGTCACGGTCGCGGTGACCTACCTGCTGACCGGGCCCGTGCGGAAGTTCGCGATCGCGGCCGGGGCCATGCCGGAGATCCGTGCCCGTGACGTGCACCGAGAGCCCACGCCGCGGCTGGGCGGCATCGCCATGTTCGGCGGTCTGTGCGCGGGCCTGCTGGTCGCGGACCACCTGCGCAACCTCAACGGCGTCTTCGAGCTGTCGAACGAACCGCGCGCGCTGCTCTCCGGCGCGGCCCTGATCTGGCTGGTCGGCGTCCTCGACGACAAGTTCGAGCTCGACGCCCTGATCAAGCTCGGCGCGCAGATGATCTCCGCCGGTGTGATGGTCATGCAGGGTCTGACCATCCTGTGGATCCCCGTCCCGGGCATCGGTACGGTCCCGCTCACCCAGTGGCAGGGCAACCTGCTGACCGTCGCCCTCGTCGTGATCACCATCAACGCCGTGAACTTCGTCGACGGCCTGGACGGCCTGGCCGCCGGCATGGTCTGCATCGCCGCGGCCGCGCTCTTCCTCTACGCGTACCGGATCTGGTTCGGCTACGGCATCGAGTCGGCCGCGCCGGCGACGCTCTTCGCCGCGATCCTCATGGGCATGTGCCTGGGCTTCCTGCCGCACAACATGCACCCCGCGCGGATCTTCATGGGCGACTCCGGCTCGATGCTCATCGGCCTGGTGCTGGCCGCCTCCGCGATCTCCCTCACCGGGCAGGTGGACCCGGACGCGCTGGCCCTCTTCGCCGGTGGTGAGCGCAACGCGACGCACGCGATGCTCCCCGCCTACATCCCGCTGATCCTGCCGCTGACGGTCATCGCGATCCCGATGGCGGACCTGGTCCTGGCCATCGTCCGGCGTACGTGGAAGGGCCAGTCGCCCTTCGCAGCCGACCGCGGCCACCTCCACCACCGGCTGCTGGAACTCGGGCATTCGCACAGCCGCGCGGTCATGATCATGTACTTCTGGTCGGGGCTGATCGCGTTCGGCACGGTGGCGTATTCGGTGCATTCCGCCACCATGTGGATCGTGCTGGCGATCGTCGCGCTGAGTGCGGTCGGCCTGATCCTGCTGCTTCTGCCGCGCTTCACCCCGCGCGCCCCGCGGTGGGCGGAGGGTCTGGTTCCGCCGCGTTACCGCCATGCCGCACGCGCGGCCGAGGCCGCCGCGGAGGCGGCCGCGCAGAATGCCTCGGGTGCGGAGCCGGAGCCCGCGAGGCCGATCGCCGCGGGCGTCTCCGGCGTCAACGGAGCGACTGCCGTGGGCCCCCGTTCGCGCTTTCCCGACCGGCGTAAGGCTGAATCCACCCGCTGA
- a CDS encoding F0F1 ATP synthase subunit delta produces MNGASREALASARERLDALTDNTSVDATKLAGELAAVTALLDREVSLRRVVTDPAQSGEAKAELAGRLLGGQVGGETLDLVSGMVRSRWSQSRDLVDALEELAATADLTAAQRAGALDNVEDEIFRFGRIVSSNTELRAALTERGATASAKSELLRSLLGGKADTVTERLVIRLVTHPRGRSLEAGLESLSKLAAERRDRMVATVTSAVPLSDVQKARLGAVLAKLYGRQMHLNLDVDPEVLGGISVRVGDEVIDGTIADRLAEASRRMAG; encoded by the coding sequence ATGAACGGAGCGAGCCGCGAGGCGCTGGCCTCCGCGCGTGAGCGTCTCGACGCGCTGACGGACAACACGTCCGTCGACGCGACGAAGCTCGCCGGTGAGCTGGCTGCCGTCACCGCGCTGCTCGACCGTGAGGTCTCGCTGCGTCGGGTCGTCACGGACCCGGCGCAGTCCGGCGAGGCCAAGGCCGAGCTGGCCGGTCGCCTGCTCGGCGGCCAGGTCGGCGGGGAAACCCTCGACCTGGTGTCCGGCATGGTCCGGTCCCGCTGGTCGCAGTCCCGCGACCTGGTGGACGCGCTGGAGGAGCTGGCGGCCACCGCCGACCTCACGGCCGCCCAGCGGGCGGGCGCGCTCGACAACGTCGAGGACGAGATCTTCCGCTTCGGCCGGATCGTCTCCTCGAACACCGAGCTGCGTGCCGCGCTGACCGAACGCGGTGCCACCGCCTCCGCCAAGAGCGAGCTGCTGCGCAGCCTGCTCGGCGGCAAGGCGGACACCGTCACCGAGCGCCTGGTGATCCGTCTTGTCACGCACCCGCGTGGACGTAGCCTGGAAGCGGGACTCGAGTCCCTGTCCAAGCTCGCCGCCGAGCGCCGTGACCGCATGGTCGCCACCGTGACCAGCGCGGTTCCGCTCAGCGACGTCCAGAAGGCGCGCCTCGGCGCGGTGCTGGCCAAGCTGTACGGCCGACAGATGCACCTGAACCTCGACGTGGACCCCGAGGTCCTCGGCGGGATCTCGGTGCGAGTCGGCGACGAGGTCATCGACGGCACCATCGCGGACCGCCTCGCCGAGGCGTCGCGCCGCATGGCCGGCTGA
- the glyA gene encoding serine hydroxymethyltransferase: MSVITQPTDLLRAQDPQMADVLAGERQRQAGTLQLSAAENFTSGAVLATLGSALANKYAEGYPGARHHGGCEYADLAERTAVERAKALFGAEHANVQPHSGSSAVLAAYAALLRPGDTVLAMGLPYGGHLTHGSPANFSGRWFDFVGYGVDPATGLIDYRQVQRLAHTHRPKAIVCGSISYPRHPEYSAFREIADEVGAYLIVDAAHPIGLVAGGAAPSPVPYADVVCATTHKVLRGPRGGMVLCGAEYAERVDRAVFPFTQGGAQMHTIAAKAVAFGEAARPAFTTYAHRVVANARVLAGALQEHGFAVTTGGTDTHLITADPAPLGVDGPTARGRLAAAGMVLDTCVLPYGDQRGVRLGTAAVTTQGMGEEEMVRIAALFAAALDGDGVKTRTEVGELTTGFPPYGE; encoded by the coding sequence ATGAGCGTCATCACCCAGCCCACGGACCTGCTGCGCGCGCAGGACCCGCAGATGGCCGACGTACTGGCCGGGGAGCGGCAGCGGCAGGCCGGCACCTTGCAGCTGAGCGCCGCGGAGAACTTCACCTCCGGCGCGGTACTGGCCACGCTCGGATCCGCGCTCGCCAACAAGTACGCCGAGGGCTATCCCGGCGCCCGGCACCACGGCGGGTGCGAGTACGCCGATCTGGCCGAGCGGACCGCCGTCGAGCGGGCCAAGGCGCTCTTCGGGGCCGAGCACGCGAACGTGCAGCCGCACTCCGGCTCCTCCGCCGTCCTCGCCGCGTACGCCGCGCTGCTGCGGCCCGGGGACACCGTGCTGGCGATGGGGCTCCCGTACGGCGGACACCTCACCCACGGGTCGCCGGCCAACTTCTCCGGGCGGTGGTTCGACTTCGTCGGGTACGGCGTCGACCCGGCGACGGGTCTCATCGACTACCGCCAGGTCCAGCGCCTCGCCCACACGCACCGGCCCAAGGCGATCGTGTGCGGTTCCATCTCCTACCCCCGCCATCCCGAGTACTCGGCCTTCCGGGAGATCGCCGACGAGGTCGGCGCCTACCTCATCGTGGACGCCGCCCACCCGATCGGCCTCGTGGCCGGTGGGGCCGCGCCCAGTCCCGTCCCGTACGCCGACGTCGTCTGCGCGACCACGCACAAGGTGCTGCGCGGGCCGCGCGGCGGCATGGTGCTGTGCGGCGCCGAGTACGCGGAGCGCGTCGACCGGGCCGTGTTCCCCTTCACACAGGGCGGGGCCCAGATGCACACCATCGCCGCGAAGGCCGTGGCCTTCGGCGAGGCGGCCCGGCCTGCCTTCACCACCTACGCGCACCGGGTCGTCGCCAACGCCCGGGTCCTGGCGGGCGCGCTCCAGGAGCACGGGTTCGCGGTCACCACCGGTGGCACCGACACCCATCTGATCACCGCCGATCCGGCGCCGCTGGGTGTGGACGGCCCGACCGCCCGCGGCCGCCTGGCCGCCGCCGGCATGGTGCTGGACACCTGCGTCCTCCCGTACGGGGACCAGCGCGGGGTGCGGCTGGGAACGGCCGCCGTGACCACCCAGGGGATGGGGGAGGAGGAGATGGTCCGGATCGCGGCGTTGTTCGCCGCGGCGCTCGACGGAGACGGCGTGAAAACACGTACGGAGGTCGGCGAGCTCACGACAGGATTTCCCCCTTACGGGGAGTAA
- a CDS encoding arsenate reductase/protein-tyrosine-phosphatase family protein, whose product MSPEGRGIAGGYRPAVAGGNTFRILHVSTGNVCRSPITERLTRHALSHRLGGLVTGDLIVESAGTWGHEGAPMEANAAAVLADFGADASGFTGRELLDEHVIRADLVLTATRDHRAQVISMGHSAGLRTFTLKEFTRLVRAIDPATLPPLDDGMAERARALVRAAAALRGWLLAPSPDADEVYDPYGAPITFFRSIGDEINQALDPVVTALTGVTAAR is encoded by the coding sequence GTGAGCCCTGAGGGGCGTGGCATAGCAGGGGGGTACCGCCCGGCGGTAGCCGGGGGAAACACTTTCCGCATACTCCACGTCAGCACCGGGAACGTGTGCCGCTCGCCCATCACCGAGCGGCTGACGAGGCATGCCCTCTCGCACCGCCTCGGCGGGCTCGTCACCGGCGACCTCATCGTGGAGAGCGCCGGCACCTGGGGCCACGAGGGCGCCCCGATGGAGGCCAACGCGGCCGCCGTGCTGGCGGACTTCGGGGCCGACGCGTCCGGTTTCACCGGGCGGGAGCTGCTGGACGAGCACGTCATACGCGCCGACCTGGTGCTGACCGCCACCCGTGACCACCGGGCCCAGGTCATCTCGATGGGCCACTCGGCGGGACTGCGCACCTTCACGCTGAAGGAGTTCACCCGACTGGTCCGTGCGATAGATCCGGCCACCCTGCCGCCGCTGGACGACGGCATGGCAGAGCGGGCCCGGGCGCTGGTACGGGCCGCCGCGGCACTGCGCGGCTGGCTGCTGGCGCCGTCGCCGGACGCGGACGAGGTGTACGACCCGTACGGGGCCCCGATCACCTTCTTCCGCTCGATCGGCGACGAGATCAATCAGGCGCTGGATCCCGTGGTGACGGCCCTGACGGGCGTGACCGCGGCACGCTGA
- a CDS encoding ATP synthase subunit C: MSALQTLAAGVEIKGNLGSIGYGLAAIGPGVGVGIIFGNGTQALARQPEAAGLIRANQILGFAFCEALALIGLVMPFVYPTS, from the coding sequence ATGTCCGCTCTCCAGACCCTCGCTGCTGGCGTCGAAATCAAGGGCAACCTCGGCTCCATCGGTTACGGCCTCGCGGCCATCGGCCCCGGCGTCGGCGTCGGCATCATCTTCGGTAACGGCACCCAGGCCCTGGCCCGCCAGCCCGAGGCCGCCGGCCTGATCCGCGCCAACCAGATCCTCGGCTTCGCCTTCTGTGAGGCGCTCGCCCTCATCGGTCTGGTCATGCCGTTCGTCTACCCGACCTCCTGA
- the atpB gene encoding F0F1 ATP synthase subunit A, giving the protein MKEPAVSADPTQVLAFETDCHIFDGCGFPAPGLHSFLFEPIFGDMDGAVYFNKTMLLALLGSVIIVGFFWAAFAKPKLVPGKLQMVAEAGYDFVRRGIVYETMGKKEGEKYVPFMVATFFFVWILNLWSIIPLAQFPVTSVIAYPAGLALIIYVMWMSVTFKRHGFVGGLKNLTGYDKSLGGILPLVMLIEFFSNVIVRPFTHAVRLFANMFAGHTLLLLFTIASWYLLNGIGIAYAGVSFVMVIVMTAFELFIQAVQAYVFVLLACSFLQGAVAEHH; this is encoded by the coding sequence CTGAAGGAGCCCGCGGTGAGTGCTGACCCGACGCAGGTGCTCGCCTTCGAGACCGATTGCCACATCTTCGACGGCTGTGGTTTCCCGGCTCCTGGCCTGCACTCGTTCCTGTTCGAGCCGATCTTCGGCGACATGGACGGAGCCGTCTATTTCAACAAGACGATGCTCCTGGCCCTGCTCGGATCCGTCATCATCGTCGGATTCTTCTGGGCCGCCTTCGCCAAGCCGAAGCTGGTTCCGGGGAAGCTCCAGATGGTTGCCGAAGCCGGCTACGACTTCGTGCGCCGCGGCATCGTCTACGAAACGATGGGCAAGAAGGAGGGCGAGAAGTACGTCCCCTTCATGGTCGCGACGTTCTTCTTCGTCTGGATCCTGAACCTCTGGTCGATCATTCCGCTCGCCCAGTTCCCGGTGACCTCGGTCATCGCGTACCCGGCCGGTCTGGCCCTGATCATCTACGTCATGTGGATGTCGGTCACCTTCAAGCGCCACGGTTTCGTCGGCGGCCTGAAGAACCTCACGGGCTACGACAAGTCGCTGGGTGGCATCCTGCCGCTGGTCATGCTGATCGAGTTCTTCTCGAACGTCATCGTCCGCCCCTTCACCCACGCGGTCCGTCTGTTCGCGAACATGTTCGCCGGTCACACGCTGCTGCTGCTCTTCACGATCGCCAGCTGGTACCTGCTGAACGGCATCGGCATCGCCTACGCGGGCGTGTCCTTCGTGATGGTCATCGTGATGACCGCGTTCGAGCTCTTCATCCAGGCTGTCCAGGCCTACGTCTTCGTGCTGCTGGCCTGCAGCTTCCTCCAGGGCGCCGTCGCCGAGCACCACTGA
- the prmC gene encoding peptide chain release factor N(5)-glutamine methyltransferase: MNLLLAEVAQATQRLAAAGVPSPRFDAEELAAFVHGVKRGELHHVKDADFDARYWEAVARREAREPLQHITGRAFFRYLELQVGPGVFVPRPETESVVDWAIHAVRAMDVVEPLIVDLCTGSGAIALAMAQEVPRSRVHAVELSEDALRWTRKNAEGSRVTVHQGDALSALPELDGQVDLVISNPPYIPLTEWEYVAPEARDHDPEMALFSGEDGLDTIRGIERTAHRLLRPGGIVVIEHADTQGGQVPWIFAEERGWADAADHPDLNNRPRFATARKALP, from the coding sequence GTGAACTTGCTGCTTGCCGAGGTGGCCCAGGCCACCCAGCGGCTGGCCGCCGCCGGCGTGCCCTCACCGCGCTTCGACGCGGAGGAGCTCGCCGCCTTCGTGCACGGCGTCAAACGGGGGGAACTGCACCACGTCAAGGACGCGGACTTCGACGCCCGCTACTGGGAGGCCGTCGCCCGCCGCGAGGCGCGCGAGCCGCTCCAGCACATCACCGGTCGCGCCTTCTTCCGGTACCTGGAGCTCCAGGTCGGTCCCGGGGTCTTCGTGCCCCGGCCCGAGACCGAGTCGGTCGTCGACTGGGCCATACACGCCGTGCGCGCGATGGACGTCGTCGAGCCGCTGATCGTGGACCTGTGCACCGGCTCCGGCGCCATCGCGCTGGCCATGGCCCAGGAGGTGCCGCGCTCGCGCGTGCACGCGGTCGAGCTGTCCGAGGACGCCCTGCGGTGGACCCGTAAGAACGCCGAGGGCTCCCGGGTCACCGTGCACCAGGGCGACGCCCTCAGCGCGCTGCCCGAGCTCGACGGCCAGGTCGACCTGGTCATCTCCAACCCGCCGTACATCCCGCTCACCGAGTGGGAGTACGTGGCCCCCGAGGCCCGCGACCACGACCCGGAGATGGCGCTCTTCTCCGGCGAGGACGGCCTCGACACCATCCGCGGCATCGAACGCACCGCCCACCGGCTGCTGCGACCCGGCGGCATCGTCGTCATCGAGCACGCCGACACCCAGGGCGGCCAGGTGCCGTGGATCTTCGCCGAGGAGCGGGGCTGGGCCGACGCGGCCGACCACCCGGACCTCAACAACCGCCCGCGCTTCGCGACGGCCCGCAAGGCCCTGCCGTGA